A section of the Terriglobia bacterium genome encodes:
- a CDS encoding PilZ domain-containing protein, with product MSDNSPLSDRRSNPRIPVNLALRYGTNDELITGELVDVSAGGIGIVGETAYPAGTELVLRFRSRNSKTDLLSLRAVVRHTHGKRMGLEFVNLPISDFARTLAMIERLTGNQEKLVSA from the coding sequence ATGAGCGATAATTCACCACTCTCCGACCGCCGCTCCAATCCGCGCATTCCGGTAAACCTCGCCCTTCGCTACGGAACCAACGACGAACTCATCACCGGCGAGTTGGTGGACGTTAGTGCCGGCGGCATCGGGATCGTCGGCGAGACCGCATACCCCGCGGGAACGGAGTTGGTACTCCGCTTCCGTTCGCGCAATTCGAAAACCGATCTTTTGAGCCTGCGCGCCGTGGTTCGCCACACCCACGGCAAAAGGATGGGGCTGGAATTCGTCAACTTGCCGATTTCGGACTTCGCCCGGACTCTGGCCATGATTGAGCGCCTCACCGGCAATCAGGAAAAGCTGGTCAGCGCCTAA